In Anopheles gambiae chromosome 2, idAnoGambNW_F1_1, whole genome shotgun sequence, a single window of DNA contains:
- the LOC1276239 gene encoding motile sperm domain-containing protein 2, which translates to MPLPEFLNPTPAQVAELRQLFKEKLERDAAKVPAGGFHEHDMRWVFEGDGWLTKFLENNDLNMKESLKQLWETLEWRKSSGINEIREDNIRMEYINDGLMYPRGRDVDGKTVFIFRSKLYVRGTRNLDDLKKCFLYWIERIIREANDDLVTIVFDLTDAGLSNVDMDYTKYIINTFKNYYPCSLNYILIYDLPWILNATFQIIKKLLPAKAVDRLRNISSKNIREYIDDDNMPRSWGGKDDYVFQFVPERRKSMELPLTQNGIQNGILSKKVHFANLSPPESPMLDKPSTTFQPESSEGEMLRIKPQNTITFSRLGNDLVGTVEITNVDTKDVSYKVKTTAPEKFRVRPSTGVLPPSASVNINVMLQQGQQMHTINREKFLVMCIGLTDEISTNPQDLTELWKKISAKSSSVEQHRLKCALPANCDESGLESMFGGAGNVIAGPDQYGVMSGSFGGSSMMGMGADKQMSLLQQTISHLNETTHRLEVQVKRNHRFQWITCVLFVLLALAIVYILKIEIKSHASEYCTTAERNH; encoded by the exons ATGCCGCTTCCAGAATTCCTAAACCCAACACCGGCCCAGGTGGCCGAACTGCGGCAGCTGTTCAAGGAGAAGCTAGAAAGAGATGCAGCGAAAGTTCCAG CGGGTGGCTTCCACGAGCATGATATGAGGTGGGTTTTCGAAGGCGACGGCTGGTTGACCAAGTTCCTGGAGAACAATGACCTCAACATGAAGGAATCGTTGAAGCAGCTCTGGGAAACGTTGGAGTGGAGAAAAAGCTCCGGCATCAATG AAATTCGTGAAGATAACATTCGCATGGAATACATTAACGACGGGTTAATGTATCCCCGAGGACGCGACGTCGACGGCAAGACCGTGTTCATCTTCAGATCGAAGCTGTACGTGCGGGGGACCCGCAACCTGGACGACCTGAAAAAGTGCTTCCTGTACTGGATCGAGCGAATCATTCGCGAAGCGAACGACGATCTGGTGACGATCGTGTTCGATCTGACCGATGCCGGACTCAGCAACGTCGACATGGACTACACGAAGTACATTATCAACACGTTCAAAAACTACTATCCCTGCTCTCTGAACTACATTCTCATCTACGATCTTCCATGGATATTGAACG CCACCTTCCAAATCATCAAAAAGCTCCTGCCCGCCAAAGCCGTCGACCGGTTACGGAACATCAGCAGTAAAAACATTCGCGAGTACATCGATGACGACAACATGCCGCGGAGCTGGGGCGGCAAGGACGATTACGTGTTTCAGTTCGTGCCGGAAAGGCGGAAATCCATGGAGTTACCGTTAACGCAGAACGGTATTCAGAATGGCATCCTCTCGAAAAAG GTTCACTTTGCCAACCTTAGCCCACCAGAGTCCCCAATGCTGGACAAACCAAGTACCACTTTTCAGCCAGAGTCCAGCGAAG GAGAAATGTTACGGATAAAGCCACAAAACACCATTACGTTCTCGCGATTGGGCAATGATCTGGTCGGTACGGTCGAAATCACCAATGTCGACACGAAAGATGTGTCCTACAAG GTGAAAACGACCGCGCCGGAAAAGTTCCGTGTACGTCCCAGTACCGGCGTTCTGCCGCCCTCAGCAAGCGTGAACATCAACGTAATGCTACAGCAGGGCCAACAGATGCACACAATCAATAGAGAAAAGTTTCTGGTGATGTGTATCGGACTGACGGATGAAATTTCCACCAACCCGCAGGATTTAACCGAACTGTGGAAG AAAATCTCGGCCAAGAGCTCCTCGGTAGAGCAGCATCGTCTGAAGTGCGCACTGCCGGCGAACTGTGACGAGAGCGGTCTCGAATCGATGTTCGGCGGCGCCGGCAACGTGATCGCCGGCCCGGACCAGTACGGTGTGATGAGCGGCTCGTTCGGCGGCAGTAGCATGATGGGCATGGGTGCAGACAAGCAGATGTCGCTGCTGCAGCAAACGATTTCGCACCTGAACGAAACTACGCACCGGCTGGAGGTGCAGGTGAAGCGAAATCATCGGTTCCAGTGGATTACCTGCGTGCTGTTCGTGCTGCTCGCGTTAGCCATCGTGTACATACTGAAGATAGAGATTAAGAGTCATGCTTCGGAGTATTGCACCACGGCCGAAAGAAACCATtga
- the LOC1276240 gene encoding solute carrier family 53 member 1 isoform X2 → MKFAEHLAAHITPEWRKQYIQYEEMKAQLYAAVEQSPSAELVDPEVLTRYFAKFDEQFFHYCDSELAKINTFYSEKLAEATRKFANLRTELSETLEMEESTKMKKKDNLHKMKKNLLRKKNVSVRKIQELKLAFSEFYLSLILLQNYQNLNFTGFRKILKKHDKLLNVDFGARWRAEHVESAHFYVNKDIDRLIHETENIVTNEIEGGDRQRAMKRLRVPPLGEQQSPWTTFKVGLFSGSLIVLCVAVVLSAMFRLRRDDWIVAFRLFRGPLLIVEFMFLWGINVYGWRSSGVNHVLIFELDPRNHLSEQHIMELASIFGVIWTMSVLGYLYADALAIPAYLSPLILYLLMAGFLLNPTKTFRHEARFWTLRILSRIVLAPFFYVNFADFWLADQLNSIVPAFLDLQYFLCFFSTISNWSYAEDPNQCINNSLWIRPVVAMLPAWFRMAQCLRRFRDTRDAHPHLANALKYSTSFFVVIFSSITQATRDQYAKSSDNPWFYLWILASIVSSCYAYTWDIKMDWGLFDSKSSDNKFLRDEVVYSSNWFYYFAIVEDLILRFGWTLSMSLIEMGYIDREIIVSILSPLEVFRRFIWNYFRLENEHLNNCGNFRAVRDISVAPMDCSDQTTILRMMDEEDGVRNRRTVKKLANKKKSEQRLLLREAESTEDLEILHRIR, encoded by the exons ATGAAGTTTGCCGAGCATCTGGCCGCCCACATTACACCGGAATGGCGCAAACAGTACATCCAGTACGAG GAGATGAAGGCCCAGCTGTACGCGGCCGTGGAACAATCTCCCTCGGCCGAGCTGGTCGATCCGGAGGTGCTGACGCGGTACTTTGCCAAATTCGACGAGCAGTTTTTCCACTACTGCGACAGCGAACTGGCCAAAATCAACACCTTCTATTCAG AGAAACTTGCCGAAGCGACGCGCAAATTTGCCAACCTCCGGACCGAGCTGAGCGAAACGCTCGAGATGGAGGAGAGCAccaagatgaagaagaaggacaATCTGCacaagatgaagaagaatCTGCTGCGCAAGAAGAACGTGTCGGTGCGCAAAATCCAGGAGCTGAAGCTTGCATTTAGTGAGTTCTATCTGAGCCTGATCCTGCTGCAGAACTACCAGAACCTCAACTTTACCGGCTTCCGGAAGATACTGAAAAAGCACGACAAGCTGCTGAACGTCGACTTTGGCGCCCGGTGGCGGGCGGAGCACGTCGAGTCGGCCCACTTCTACGTGAACAAGGACATCGACCGGCTGATCCACGAGACGGAGAACATCGTGACGAACGAGATCGAGGGGGGCGACCGGCAGCGGGCCATGAAGCGGCTGCGGGTACCGCCGCTCGGTGAGCAGCAGAGCCCGTGGACCACGTTCAAGGTGGGCCTGTTTTCCGGCTCGCTCATCGTGCTGTGCGTGGCCGTCGTCCTGTCGGCCATGTTCCGGCTGCGGCGGGACGATTGGATCGTCGCCTTCCGGCTGTTCCGCGGCCCGCTGCTGATCGTGGAGTTTATGTTCCTGTGGggcatcaacgtgtacgggtGGCGGTCGTCCGGCGTGAACCACGTGCTCATCTTCGAGCTGGATCCGCGCAACCATCTGTCCGAGCAGCACATCATGGAGCTGGCATCGATCTTCGGCGTGATCTGGACGATGAGTGTGCTGGGCTATCTGTATGCGGATGCGTTGGCCATCCCGGCGTACCTGAGCCCGCTTATTCTGTACCTGCTCATGGCAGGGTTTCTGCTGAACCCGACGAAAACGTTCCGCCACGAGGCACGCTTCTGGACGCTGCGCATACTGAGCCGCATCGTGCTGGCACCGTTCTTCTACGTCAACTTTGCCGACTTCTGGCTGGCGGATCAGCTGAACAGCATCGTgccggcctttttggacctgCAGTACTTCCTCTGCTTCTTTTCCACGATCAGCAACTGGAGCTATGCGGAGGATCCGAACCAGTGCATCAACAATTCGCTCTGGATCCGGCCGGTCGTGGCCATGCTGCCGGCCTGGTTCCGAATGGCCCAGTGTTTGCGGCGGTTCCGTGATACGCGCGATGCCCATCCGCATCTTGCCAACGCGCTCAAGTACTCGACGTCGTTCTTTGTGGTCATTTTTTCGTCGATTACGCAGGCTACGCGGGATCAGTACGCGAAGAGTTCGGACAATCCGTGGTTTTACCTGTGGATACTGGCATCGATCGTGTCGTCCTGCTACGCGTACACCTGGGACATTAAGATGGATTGGGGTCTGTTCGATTCCAAGTCGAGCGATAACAAGTTTTTGCGCGATGAAGTCGTGTACAGCTCGAAT TGGTTCTACTATTTTGCCATCGTTGAGGATCTCATTCTGCGCTTTGGATGGACGCTCTCGATGAGTCTGATCGAGATGGGTTACATTGATCGGGAGATTATCGTCTCAATTCTTAGCCCGCTGGAGGTATTCCGTCGCTTCATCTGGAACTACTTCCGGCTGGAGAACGAACATCTGAACAATTGCGGTAACTTCCGTGCCGTTCGTGACATTTCCGTTGCACCGATGGATTGCTCCGATCAG ACTACCATTCTGCGCATGATGGACGAGGAGGATGGTGTACGAAATCGGCGCACGGTGAAGAAGCTGGCCAATAAGAAAAAGTCTGAACAGCGGCTGCTACTGCGGGAGGCGGAATCGACGGAAGATTTGGAAAT TCTACATCGTATCCGTTGA
- the LOC1276240 gene encoding solute carrier family 53 member 1 isoform X1, with the protein MKFAEHLAAHITPEWRKQYIQYEEMKAQLYAAVEQSPSAELVDPEVLTRYFAKFDEQFFHYCDSELAKINTFYSEKLAEATRKFANLRTELSETLEMEESTKMKKKDNLHKMKKNLLRKKNVSVRKIQELKLAFSEFYLSLILLQNYQNLNFTGFRKILKKHDKLLNVDFGARWRAEHVESAHFYVNKDIDRLIHETENIVTNEIEGGDRQRAMKRLRVPPLGEQQSPWTTFKVGLFSGSLIVLCVAVVLSAMFRLRRDDWIVAFRLFRGPLLIVEFMFLWGINVYGWRSSGVNHVLIFELDPRNHLSEQHIMELASIFGVIWTMSVLGYLYADALAIPAYLSPLILYLLMAGFLLNPTKTFRHEARFWTLRILSRIVLAPFFYVNFADFWLADQLNSIVPAFLDLQYFLCFFSTISNWSYAEDPNQCINNSLWIRPVVAMLPAWFRMAQCLRRFRDTRDAHPHLANALKYSTSFFVVIFSSITQATRDQYAKSSDNPWFYLWILASIVSSCYAYTWDIKMDWGLFDSKSSDNKFLRDEVVYSSNWFYYFAIVEDLILRFGWTLSMSLIEMGYIDREIIVSILSPLEVFRRFIWNYFRLENEHLNNCGNFRAVRDISVAPMDCSDQTTILRMMDEEDGVRNRRTVKKLANKKKSEQRLLLREAESTEDLEISDSSKRQVQWEI; encoded by the exons ATGAAGTTTGCCGAGCATCTGGCCGCCCACATTACACCGGAATGGCGCAAACAGTACATCCAGTACGAG GAGATGAAGGCCCAGCTGTACGCGGCCGTGGAACAATCTCCCTCGGCCGAGCTGGTCGATCCGGAGGTGCTGACGCGGTACTTTGCCAAATTCGACGAGCAGTTTTTCCACTACTGCGACAGCGAACTGGCCAAAATCAACACCTTCTATTCAG AGAAACTTGCCGAAGCGACGCGCAAATTTGCCAACCTCCGGACCGAGCTGAGCGAAACGCTCGAGATGGAGGAGAGCAccaagatgaagaagaaggacaATCTGCacaagatgaagaagaatCTGCTGCGCAAGAAGAACGTGTCGGTGCGCAAAATCCAGGAGCTGAAGCTTGCATTTAGTGAGTTCTATCTGAGCCTGATCCTGCTGCAGAACTACCAGAACCTCAACTTTACCGGCTTCCGGAAGATACTGAAAAAGCACGACAAGCTGCTGAACGTCGACTTTGGCGCCCGGTGGCGGGCGGAGCACGTCGAGTCGGCCCACTTCTACGTGAACAAGGACATCGACCGGCTGATCCACGAGACGGAGAACATCGTGACGAACGAGATCGAGGGGGGCGACCGGCAGCGGGCCATGAAGCGGCTGCGGGTACCGCCGCTCGGTGAGCAGCAGAGCCCGTGGACCACGTTCAAGGTGGGCCTGTTTTCCGGCTCGCTCATCGTGCTGTGCGTGGCCGTCGTCCTGTCGGCCATGTTCCGGCTGCGGCGGGACGATTGGATCGTCGCCTTCCGGCTGTTCCGCGGCCCGCTGCTGATCGTGGAGTTTATGTTCCTGTGGggcatcaacgtgtacgggtGGCGGTCGTCCGGCGTGAACCACGTGCTCATCTTCGAGCTGGATCCGCGCAACCATCTGTCCGAGCAGCACATCATGGAGCTGGCATCGATCTTCGGCGTGATCTGGACGATGAGTGTGCTGGGCTATCTGTATGCGGATGCGTTGGCCATCCCGGCGTACCTGAGCCCGCTTATTCTGTACCTGCTCATGGCAGGGTTTCTGCTGAACCCGACGAAAACGTTCCGCCACGAGGCACGCTTCTGGACGCTGCGCATACTGAGCCGCATCGTGCTGGCACCGTTCTTCTACGTCAACTTTGCCGACTTCTGGCTGGCGGATCAGCTGAACAGCATCGTgccggcctttttggacctgCAGTACTTCCTCTGCTTCTTTTCCACGATCAGCAACTGGAGCTATGCGGAGGATCCGAACCAGTGCATCAACAATTCGCTCTGGATCCGGCCGGTCGTGGCCATGCTGCCGGCCTGGTTCCGAATGGCCCAGTGTTTGCGGCGGTTCCGTGATACGCGCGATGCCCATCCGCATCTTGCCAACGCGCTCAAGTACTCGACGTCGTTCTTTGTGGTCATTTTTTCGTCGATTACGCAGGCTACGCGGGATCAGTACGCGAAGAGTTCGGACAATCCGTGGTTTTACCTGTGGATACTGGCATCGATCGTGTCGTCCTGCTACGCGTACACCTGGGACATTAAGATGGATTGGGGTCTGTTCGATTCCAAGTCGAGCGATAACAAGTTTTTGCGCGATGAAGTCGTGTACAGCTCGAAT TGGTTCTACTATTTTGCCATCGTTGAGGATCTCATTCTGCGCTTTGGATGGACGCTCTCGATGAGTCTGATCGAGATGGGTTACATTGATCGGGAGATTATCGTCTCAATTCTTAGCCCGCTGGAGGTATTCCGTCGCTTCATCTGGAACTACTTCCGGCTGGAGAACGAACATCTGAACAATTGCGGTAACTTCCGTGCCGTTCGTGACATTTCCGTTGCACCGATGGATTGCTCCGATCAG ACTACCATTCTGCGCATGATGGACGAGGAGGATGGTGTACGAAATCGGCGCACGGTGAAGAAGCTGGCCAATAAGAAAAAGTCTGAACAGCGGCTGCTACTGCGGGAGGCGGAATCGACGGAAGATTTGGAAAT CAGCGACAGTTCTAAAAGGCAGGTGCAGTGGGAAATTTAA
- the LOC1276241 gene encoding mitochondrial-processing peptidase subunit beta — protein MASLLKLSTAVRRQTLLAGSRAGSSYAAAFRSALSNEPATEVTTLDSGLRVASESVPSQVATVGLFIDAGSRYEDKHSNGTANFFEHLAFKGTTKRSQSALEQEVESMGAQLDASTGRDQTAFTARCLSKDVPKLVEILADVVQNPRLDDADVKRAREVILGEIEQVDAGNLREVVFDHLHSTAFQGTSLSNTVWGPSSNIRSIKADDVRGYVNSHYKAPRMVLAAAGDVRQAELEKLAEKHLGKIESTFDGKAPQLSPVRFTGSEMRVRDDSLPLAYVAVAVEGCGVSDSDAMALSVASALIGTWDRTFGGGVNNASKLAVASAHDKLCHNFESFNLTYRDTGLWGIYFECDPLMCEDMLFNVQNEWMRLCTMVTDGEVERAKRQLKTRLLAQLEGPHAICEDIGRQVLTLGRREPLHDVERRIENVTAQNVRDVAMRYIFDRCPAVAAVGPVENLPDYMRIRSSMYWTRL, from the coding sequence ATGGCCTCGCTGTTGAAACTGTCCACGGCCGTGCGGCGCCAGACGCTGCTGGCCGGAAGCCGTGCCGGATCGTCGTACGCGGCCGCGTTCCGCTCCGCCCTCTCGAACGAGCCCGCAACCGAGGTAACCACACTGGACAGTGGGCTGCGCGTTGCGAGCGAATCCGTGCCGTCGCAGGTGGCCACGGTCGGGCTGTTCATCGATGCCGGGTCCCGGTACGAGGACAAGCACAGCAACGGAACGGCAAACTTCTTCGAACACCTAGCGTTTAAGGGAACGACCAAACGATCACAGTCCGCGCTGGAGCAGGAGGTGGAGAGCATGGGCGCACAGCTGGACGCGAGCACGGGCCGGGACCAGACCGCCTTCACCGCCCGCTGCCTGTCGAAGGACGTCCCGAAGCTGGTCGAAATTCTGGCCGACGTCGTGCAGAACCCCCGGCTGGACGATGCGGACGTGAAGCGCGCCCGCGAGGTTATCCTGGGCGAGATCGAACAGGTGGACGCGGGCAACCTGCGGGAGGTCGTGTTCGACCACCTGCACTCGACCGCGTTCCAGGGCACGTCGCTCAGCAACACCGTGTGGGGCCCGAGCAGCAACATCCGCTCGATCAAGGCGGACGACGTGCGCGGTTACGTCAACTCGCACTACAAGGCGCCGCGCATGGTGCTGGCCGCGGCCGGTGACGTGCGCCAGGCCGAGCTGGAGAAGCTGGCCGAGAAGCATCTCGGCAAGATCGAGTCGACGTTCGATGGCAAGGCGCCGCAGCTGTCGCCAGTCCGCTTCACCGGGTCGGAGATGCGTGTGCGTGACGACTCGCTGCCGCTGGCGTACGtcgcggtggcggtggagggATGCGGCGTGTCCGACTCGGATGCGATGGCGCTGTCGGTGGCCAGTGCGCTGATCGGCACGTGGGACCGCACGTTCGGCGGTGGCGTGAACAACGCGTCGAAGCTGGCCGTCGCCTCGGCCCACGACAAGCTGTGCCACAACTTCGAGTCGTTCAACCTGACGTACCGCGACACCGGCCTGTGGGGCATCTACTTCGAGTGCGATCCGCTGATGTGCGAGGACATGCTGTTCAACGTGCAGAACGAGTGGATGCGCCTGTGCACGATGGTGACCGACGGGGAGGTGGAGCGCGCCAAGCGCCAGCTCAAGACCCGCCTGCTGGCCCAGCTGGAGGGACCGCACGCGATCTGCGAGGACATCGGGCGCCAGGTGCTGACGCTCGGCCGCCGCGAGCCGCTGCACGACGTGGAGCGACGCATCGAGAACGTGACGGCGCAGAACGTGCGCGACGTCGCGATGCGATACATCTTCGACCGCTGCCCGGCCGTGGCCGCCGTTGGACCGGTCGAGAACCTGCCCGACTACATGCGCATCCGCTCGTCCATGTACTGGACTCGGCTGTAA
- the LOC1276242 gene encoding 26S proteasome non-ATPase regulatory subunit 4 produces the protein MVLESTMVCFDNSDYQRNGDYFPTRLNAQKDGVNLVCLSKVRSNPENNVGLMTLSNTTEVLATLTSDVGRILSKLHLVNPNGNINLMTGLRIAHLVLKHRQGKNHKMRIVVFVGSPVEHDEGELVKLAKKLKKEKVNVDIVSFGDHQKNNDTFTAFINVLNGKDGTGSHLVCVPRGSVFSEALISSPIIQGEDGSGGAGLGGAGFEFGVDPNEDPELALALRVSMEEQRLRQEEEQRRATANSAADGTAGAGAGAGSDKEASGAAVGTGAGASASAGGSEPHAEEAMLERALALSTGEIMPTDDSMPDFANMTEEEQIAFAMQMSMQDAQEPISQPAKRQKQEKDTPMEVDVEDIEIAGVSPEYLMSVLENLPGVDPQSEAVRNAVGSLNKDSSSSGSKNKPDNKDSKDEESKK, from the coding sequence ATGGTGCTGGAAAGTACGATGGTTTGCTTCGACAACAGCGATTACCAGCGCAACGGCGACTACTTCCCGACGCGGCTGAACGCCCAGAAGGACGGTGTGAATCTGGTCTGCCTGTCGAAGGTGCGCTCCAACCCGGAGAACAACGTCGGGCTGATGACGCTCTCGAACACAACGGAGGTGCTGGCCACGCTCACCAGCGACGTCGGTCGCATCCTCTCCAAGCTGCACCTGGTCAACCCGAACGGGAACATCAACCTGATGACGGGGCTGCGCATCGCCCATCTGGTGCTGAAGCACCGCCAGGGCAAGAATCACAAGATGCGCATCGTCGTGTTTGTCGGGTCGCCGGTCGAGCACGACGAGGGCGAGCTGGTGAAGCTGGCCAAGAAgctgaagaaggaaaaggtgAACGTGGACATCGTGAGCTTTGGCGACCATCAGAAGAACAACGACACGTTTACGGCGTTCATCAACGTGCTGAACGGCAAGGACGGTACCGGATCGCATCTGGTGTGTGTGCCGCGCGGGTCCGTCTTTTCCGAGGCGCTCATCTCGTCGCCCATCATCCAGGGCGAGGATGGTAGCGGTGGTGCCGGTCTCGGTGGGGCCGGGTTCGAGTTTGGCGTCGATCCGAACGAGGATCCCGAGTTGGCACTGGCCCTGCGCGTTTCCATGGAGGAGCAGCGGCTGCGGCAGGAGGAGGAACAGCGCCGGGCGACGGCAAACAGTGCGGCCGACGGTACTGCCGGGGCAGGGGCAGGAGCCGGATCGGACAAGGAAGCTTCGGGAGCGGCGGTCGGCACCGGGGCCGGTGCTTCGGCGAGTGCCGGCGGGTCGGAACCGCACGCCGAGGAAGCGATGCTGGAGCGTGCGCTCGCCCTGTCGACCGGCGAGATCATGCCGACCGACGACTCGATGCCGGACTTTGCCAACATGACGGAGGAGGAGCAGATCGCGTTCGCGATGCAGATGTCGATGCAGGACGCCCAGGAGCCCATCTCGCAGCCGGCCAAGCGGCAGAAGCAGGAGAAGGACACACCGATGGAGGTCGACGTGGAGGACATCGAGATTGCGGGCGTGTCGCCCGAGTACTTGATGAGCGTGCTGGAGAACCTGCCGGGGGTGGATCCACAGTCCGAGGCGGTGCGCAATGCGGTCGGTTCGCTCAACAaggatagcagcagcagcggcagcaagaACAAGCCGGACAACAAGGACAGTAAGGATGAGGAGAGCAAAAAGTAG